Part of the Paenibacillus kyungheensis genome, TAAAGCAATTATGAAAAAGCTATTCGCTCAAGCTCATTTGCCACAATGCAAATATGAGACTTTTATTTCAAAAGAATGGGAAACACAACAATACGATATTTTGACAACGATCGAAACGAATTTAGGGTACCCTTGTTTCGTCAAACCCGCTAACTTGGGCTCAAGTGTAGGTATTTCCAAAGCCAAAGATCGTGCTGAATTAGAAACAGCGATTGCTTATGCACTACGCTATGACTTGAAAGTGGTTGTAGAAGAAGCTGTAGACGCACGCGAAATTGAAGTTGGTGTACTTGGCAACGAATTACCACAAGCTTCGGTTCCTGGTGAAGTCGTATCTAATAGCGATTACTATGACTATGAAGCAAAATACATCGACGGCACATCTCAAATGGTGATCCCTGCTGAAATTGATAGCGAACTTGCTGAAAACCTACGTGAACTGGCTATCCGCGCATTCCGCGCAATAGACGGAAACGGCTTATGTCGTGCCGACTTCTTTGTACGCCGTAGCGATGGTGAAATCTTTATTAACGAAGTGAACACAATGCCAGGCTTTACCGCATATAGCATGTACCCATTACTATGGCGCGAAACTGGTACAGCCTATCCAGATTTATTGGATCAATTGATCACTTTAGGTATAGATCGCTATAACCAACGCCATGAACTGAAATACGGAAGAGAATAGTCCAATTTATAACTATTTCTATCCAATCAGAGGCATATAGCGATCCCCATATCGAATAATGTAAATAAATGATTATTCTTTTCCTCATTACATCATATTATTCGATACGAATGATCACTAACGCTATATATTTAAAGTATTTAAAGTGTTTTATATTATTTTTATAATGTCCCATAATGATTAACCATAAAAATCCCTACAAAAAATTCATCAATTTACGCCCAGTAAATCATGAATTTGTCCCTAAGTTCTCCAAGTCTCTAAAGTCTCTAAAGTCTCAAAATCTCTAAAA contains:
- a CDS encoding D-alanine--D-alanine ligase; amino-acid sequence: MTATKLTVGLIYGGKSGEHEVSLQTGFSVLNAIDYNKYNVVPIYIDPQGRWNMGDAYHAAPAQLSDLQIQGGEEATSQAMSILWKKLSGQTSEIDVLFPLLHGTYGEDGTIQGLFEMMDMPYVGAGVLASSTGMDKAIMKKLFAQAHLPQCKYETFISKEWETQQYDILTTIETNLGYPCFVKPANLGSSVGISKAKDRAELETAIAYALRYDLKVVVEEAVDAREIEVGVLGNELPQASVPGEVVSNSDYYDYEAKYIDGTSQMVIPAEIDSELAENLRELAIRAFRAIDGNGLCRADFFVRRSDGEIFINEVNTMPGFTAYSMYPLLWRETGTAYPDLLDQLITLGIDRYNQRHELKYGRE